One part of the Phycisphaeraceae bacterium genome encodes these proteins:
- a CDS encoding DUF1232 domain-containing protein: MEAFFSFLKVFVLCGSLMFIVMLGLLALPASRLRCVGLEISKWAMCIGLALLTISPLDLAPDAIPLVGWLDDCGYVIAAIAAARSAIADGKKRKLYEEIELNNLQGQARKGERQ, encoded by the coding sequence ATGGAAGCGTTCTTCTCGTTCCTGAAAGTCTTCGTCCTGTGTGGGTCACTGATGTTCATCGTCATGCTTGGCCTGCTCGCACTCCCAGCCAGCAGATTGAGATGCGTCGGTCTAGAGATATCCAAGTGGGCGATGTGCATCGGTCTGGCCCTCCTGACGATCAGCCCGTTGGACCTTGCGCCTGACGCAATCCCGTTGGTCGGATGGCTCGATGACTGTGGCTACGTTATCGCAGCCATAGCCGCAGCCCGGTCAGCCATAGCTGACGGTAAGAAGCGGAAGCTCTACGAAGAGATCGAACTCAACAACCTCCAGGGTCAGGCGCGAAAGGGGGAGCGCCAGTGA
- a CDS encoding WGR domain-containing protein yields the protein MIEVFVLRLEAHSEERNHHRRYEVSVDRDLLEHWVVTIRYGRVGAPLREVRVGDANVAKAKAVVEHRLRRRLSAPKRIGCRYAVRELSVAGDVVLADWVSPLLLATLA from the coding sequence ATGATCGAGGTATTTGTGCTCAGGCTGGAAGCTCATAGCGAAGAGCGGAATCACCACAGGCGGTATGAGGTGTCGGTGGATCGCGACCTCTTGGAGCACTGGGTGGTGACCATCCGATATGGTCGCGTCGGCGCGCCACTTCGAGAGGTACGTGTGGGCGATGCGAACGTGGCAAAGGCCAAGGCCGTTGTAGAACACCGCCTGCGACGGCGCTTATCCGCCCCGAAGCGCATCGGGTGCAGGTACGCCGTTCGCGAGCTCAGCGTGGCTGGTGATGTCGTGTTGGCCGACTGGGTGTCACCGCTGCTATTGGCGACTTTGGCATAA
- a CDS encoding recombinase family protein, which translates to MRSFRPDLTVHGGRVTGKGQRIGYVRISTHDQSTERQLEGVALDRVFTEAASGKDTDRPQLRAMVAYAREGDTIVIHSMDRLARNVDDLRRLVQEQTRRGIRVQFIKENLLFTGEESPMANLMLTVLGAVAQFERDLIKERQRDGIALAKQRGVYRGRSRKLSPDRVTELRLRAVAGEKKARLAREFGISRETLYQYLREVSRRGEK; encoded by the coding sequence ATGCGAAGTTTTAGACCTGACCTGACAGTTCATGGAGGGCGGGTGACGGGGAAAGGACAGCGGATCGGATACGTGCGGATCAGCACCCACGACCAAAGCACAGAGAGGCAACTCGAAGGCGTCGCTCTCGACCGCGTGTTCACGGAGGCGGCATCCGGCAAAGACACGGATCGGCCGCAGCTCAGGGCGATGGTTGCGTATGCGCGCGAGGGCGACACGATCGTCATTCACAGCATGGACCGGCTGGCCCGCAACGTGGACGACCTTCGTCGGCTCGTCCAGGAGCAGACACGACGCGGCATACGGGTCCAGTTCATCAAGGAGAACCTGCTCTTCACCGGCGAGGAGTCGCCGATGGCGAACTTGATGCTCACGGTGCTGGGAGCCGTGGCGCAGTTCGAGCGGGACCTTATCAAGGAACGCCAGCGGGATGGCATTGCCCTTGCGAAACAGCGCGGCGTTTATCGGGGACGGAGCCGTAAGCTCTCGCCGGATCGGGTCACGGAGCTTCGGTTACGGGCGGTTGCGGGCGAGAAAAAGGCACGGCTCGCCCGCGAGTTCGGTATCAGTCGCGAGACTCTGTACCAATACCTTCGCGAAGTCAGCAGACGGGGGGAGAAATGA
- a CDS encoding relaxase domain-containing protein: MLRIIQNTSSAGAQSYFSTADYYSEGQELVGLWRGEGARRLGLGGVIRQEQWDALCDNRDPWSGEPLTQRIKRDRRVGYDFTFNVPKSVSLLYAVSKDQRIADAIRDSVDATMEDIEAEMQTRVRSGGRNEDRTTGNMVYGQYLHTTGRPVDGLPDPQLHVHCFVFNSTWDPVEQRWKAGQFAGIKRDAPFFEAVFHSRLARRLEELGLAVERTKQGWDLCGVPSSAITKFSRRTRQIEELAKELGITDPDAKGELGAKTREKKQKNLRFDELQEQWTARMSAEELTAMQSVRARIGREEMAEDDRLASEAVRNALDHTFERASVVPERRLLTEALRRAVGAASPETVVAKVAVADVLTAQRDGRRLVTTRRVLSEERDMIVFARNGRGACRQLVRGIHAFKRQHLSHDQRRAVEHVLHSRDRVILVRGGAGTGKTTMMKETIEAIEATGKEVFTFAPSAGASRGVLREEEGFSKAETVARLLTDDRMQAELRDQVIWIDEAGLLGTRTMGRVFDLADRLHTRVILSGDRRQHGSVERGAALRLLEDQAGLVPAELREIQRQSGEYRDAVQALSSGNTPAGFRQLDDLGWIKEVSDVDRYRVLAEDYVKAVSEDPSDKAALVVSPTHLEGEWITDEIRSRLKTMGKLGSGEHRVESLEAVNFTEAERMDPLNYAPGDVLVFHQNAKGVRKGQRLTVGVDAIPFADASKFQVFRRSVLPLAPGDRIRITRNGKTADGLHDLNNGTLYTVAGFTSSGDIRLTNKWTICRAFGHLSHGYVVTSHASQGKTVKRVFIAQSSHSLPASSREQFYVSVSRGRVGATIYTDDKEALLEAVSHSDDKLAASDLMGADLRERGRHQWRLERLLPILTDQPHEREGMTYDR; encoded by the coding sequence ATGCTGCGCATCATCCAGAACACGTCGTCCGCCGGCGCGCAGTCGTACTTCAGTACGGCTGACTACTACAGCGAAGGTCAGGAGCTTGTCGGCCTTTGGCGGGGCGAGGGTGCAAGGCGACTGGGATTGGGCGGTGTGATTCGACAGGAGCAATGGGACGCGCTGTGCGACAATCGCGACCCATGGAGCGGGGAGCCGCTTACGCAGCGCATCAAGAGAGACAGGCGAGTGGGCTACGACTTCACGTTCAACGTGCCCAAGAGCGTCTCGCTCCTTTACGCGGTGTCTAAAGATCAGCGGATTGCCGACGCGATCCGTGATTCTGTAGACGCGACGATGGAAGACATCGAAGCGGAGATGCAGACACGCGTGCGGTCCGGGGGTCGGAACGAGGATCGGACAACCGGCAACATGGTCTACGGCCAGTACCTGCACACGACCGGCAGGCCGGTCGATGGATTGCCTGATCCGCAGCTGCACGTCCATTGCTTCGTCTTCAACTCCACATGGGACCCGGTCGAACAGCGCTGGAAGGCCGGACAGTTCGCCGGCATCAAGCGCGATGCTCCGTTCTTTGAGGCGGTCTTTCACTCGCGGCTGGCTCGCCGGCTCGAGGAACTCGGGCTGGCGGTTGAACGCACGAAACAAGGGTGGGATCTGTGCGGAGTGCCATCCTCGGCGATCACAAAGTTCTCGCGGCGCACGAGGCAGATTGAGGAACTCGCGAAAGAGCTCGGCATTACCGACCCGGACGCTAAGGGCGAGCTGGGCGCGAAGACGAGGGAGAAGAAGCAGAAGAACCTTCGGTTCGATGAGTTGCAAGAGCAGTGGACGGCGCGGATGTCGGCGGAAGAACTCACGGCCATGCAGTCCGTCCGAGCGCGGATCGGGCGCGAGGAGATGGCCGAAGACGATCGTCTGGCGAGTGAGGCGGTGCGGAACGCTCTCGACCACACCTTCGAACGGGCTTCCGTTGTGCCGGAGCGCCGACTGCTGACAGAGGCTCTGCGGCGGGCGGTCGGCGCGGCATCTCCGGAAACAGTCGTAGCCAAGGTCGCGGTCGCGGACGTGCTGACTGCGCAGCGAGATGGGCGTCGTCTTGTCACGACGCGGCGCGTGCTCTCCGAGGAGCGAGACATGATCGTGTTTGCCCGCAATGGTCGCGGCGCGTGCCGTCAGTTGGTGCGAGGCATCCACGCCTTCAAGCGTCAACACCTCAGCCATGACCAGCGCCGCGCTGTCGAGCATGTGCTCCATTCGCGAGACCGTGTCATTCTGGTTCGTGGCGGTGCTGGAACCGGCAAGACGACCATGATGAAAGAGACCATCGAGGCCATTGAGGCGACGGGCAAGGAGGTCTTCACGTTCGCTCCGTCGGCCGGCGCAAGCCGCGGCGTGCTCCGAGAAGAGGAGGGATTCAGCAAGGCAGAGACCGTTGCCCGGCTGCTGACCGACGATCGCATGCAGGCAGAGCTTCGCGACCAGGTGATATGGATCGACGAAGCGGGGTTGCTCGGGACTCGCACGATGGGTCGGGTGTTCGACCTGGCTGATCGTCTGCACACCCGCGTCATCCTCTCGGGCGACCGTCGGCAGCACGGATCGGTGGAACGCGGGGCCGCTTTGCGTCTCCTGGAGGACCAAGCTGGCTTGGTTCCTGCGGAACTTCGCGAGATTCAGAGGCAGAGCGGTGAATACCGGGACGCCGTCCAGGCCTTGAGCAGCGGAAACACGCCCGCCGGGTTCCGGCAACTGGATGACCTGGGATGGATCAAGGAAGTGTCCGATGTGGATCGGTATAGGGTGCTCGCGGAAGACTACGTGAAGGCAGTGTCGGAGGACCCGTCTGACAAGGCCGCTCTCGTCGTCTCGCCGACACACTTGGAGGGCGAGTGGATCACCGATGAGATTCGATCACGGCTCAAGACTATGGGCAAGCTCGGAAGCGGCGAGCATCGCGTGGAATCCCTGGAGGCCGTCAATTTCACAGAGGCCGAGCGAATGGACCCGCTCAACTATGCCCCCGGTGACGTGCTGGTGTTTCACCAGAATGCAAAGGGCGTACGGAAGGGTCAGCGGCTCACGGTCGGAGTTGACGCGATTCCATTTGCCGACGCGAGCAAGTTCCAGGTCTTCAGGCGAAGCGTTCTGCCGCTTGCTCCCGGCGACCGGATACGCATCACGCGGAACGGCAAGACGGCTGACGGGTTGCATGACCTGAACAATGGCACGCTCTATACCGTCGCGGGATTCACGAGCAGCGGCGACATCCGGCTCACGAACAAGTGGACCATCTGCAGGGCATTCGGGCATCTCTCGCACGGCTATGTCGTGACCTCGCACGCTTCCCAGGGAAAGACAGTGAAGCGAGTGTTCATCGCTCAGTCGTCCCATTCACTTCCAGCATCATCGCGAGAGCAGTTCTACGTGTCTGTGTCGCGCGGTCGCGTTGGCGCGACCATCTACACGGACGACAAGGAGGCGCTCCTCGAAGCGGTCAGCCACTCAGACGACAAGCTGGCGGCCAGCGACCTGATGGGGGCCGACCTTCGTGAGCGGGGCCGGCACCAATGGCGGCTTGAGCGATTGCTGCCGATTCTGACGGATCAGCCGCACGAAAGAGAAGGGATGACGTATGACCGATAG
- a CDS encoding site-specific DNA-methyltransferase, whose product MIHSVNPFYAARSTVRASRTPSLPTGITKRVIGDATLYRADCFDVLPMLEPVGAVITDPPYGIGFRYRTCDDSPRDYDGLMTRLVPELTRLARGGPCLVWQSLLTLPLWPRYFPKGFRVIAACKAYSRYGSPACLSWDPVIFWSESNVIREHLPRNWHMQELGPAYLDLNVRGNPVPCPKALPQIRYFCDQVRSDAILDPFMGSGTTGVATILAGKRFVGIERDPVYFEYACKRIEAAWKERSHAEH is encoded by the coding sequence ATGATCCACTCCGTCAATCCGTTCTATGCTGCCCGATCGACGGTTCGAGCGTCTCGGACACCATCGCTTCCCACGGGTATTACGAAGCGCGTCATCGGTGATGCCACGCTCTACCGCGCCGACTGCTTTGACGTGCTTCCCATGCTGGAACCCGTCGGCGCCGTCATTACAGACCCGCCGTACGGGATCGGATTTCGCTACCGAACCTGCGACGACAGCCCGCGCGACTATGACGGCCTCATGACCCGACTCGTGCCGGAACTCACGCGCCTTGCCCGTGGCGGGCCGTGTCTCGTGTGGCAGAGCCTTCTCACCCTCCCTCTCTGGCCCCGGTACTTTCCCAAAGGATTCCGTGTCATCGCCGCGTGCAAGGCCTACTCCCGCTACGGGTCGCCCGCCTGCCTGAGCTGGGACCCGGTGATCTTCTGGTCGGAAAGCAACGTCATCCGCGAGCACCTGCCGCGGAACTGGCACATGCAGGAACTCGGCCCGGCATATCTGGACCTGAACGTGCGGGGCAATCCCGTGCCATGCCCAAAGGCACTGCCGCAGATTCGCTACTTCTGCGACCAGGTCCGGTCCGACGCCATTCTCGACCCGTTCATGGGCAGCGGGACCACCGGCGTCGCGACGATCCTTGCGGGAAAGCGCTTCGTCGGAATCGAGCGCGATCCGGTGTATTTCGAGTATGCCTGCAAGCGCATCGAGGCAGCATGGAAGGAGCGGAGCCATGCGGAACACTGA